A single Entelurus aequoreus isolate RoL-2023_Sb linkage group LG11, RoL_Eaeq_v1.1, whole genome shotgun sequence DNA region contains:
- the pou3f2b gene encoding POU domain, class 3, transcription factor 2, giving the protein MATAASNHYSLLTSSASIVHSEPGAMQQAAAYRDAQSLLQSDYPLQSNGHALSHAHQWITALSSHGEAAPWSTSPLGAEQDIKPAVQGARDDMHGNSGGNLQQHQTRPSHLVHQNHHDARAWRTTTAAPAAHIQSMATTNGQGLLYSQPSFGVNGLGLHHHTLRDPHEDPHHSPHLSEHQQHQHRPQSHHDHSDEDTPTSDDLEQFAKQFKQRRIKLGFTQADVGLALGTLYGNVFSQTTICRFEALQLSFKNMCKLKPLLNKWLEEADSTSGSPTSLDKIAAQGRKRKKRTSIEVSVKGALESHFLKCPKPAASEIISLADSLHLEKEVVRVWFCNRRQKEKRMTPPGGALPGGEDVYGDTPPHHGVQTPVQ; this is encoded by the coding sequence ATGGCGACCGCAGCGTCTAACCACtacagcctcctcacctccagcgCCTCCATCGTGCACTCGGAGCCCGGCGCCATGCAGCAAGCCGCGGCGTACCGGGACGCGCAGAGCCTGTTGCAGAGCGACTACCCGCTGCAGAGCAACGGCCACGCACTGAGCCACGCACACCAGTGGATTACCGCGCTCTCGTCCCACGGCGAGGCGGCGCCGTGGTCCACCAGCCCGCTCGGCGCGGAGCAGGACATCAAGCCCGCCGTGCAGGGCGCCCGGGACGACATGCACGGCAACTCCGGCGGCAACCTGCAGCAGCACCAGACGCGGCCGTCGCACCTGGTGCACCAGAACCACCACGACGCGCGGGCGTGGAGGACCACCACCGCGGCGCCGGCGGCGCACATCCAGAGCATGGCGACCACGAACGGCCAGGGTCTGCTCTACTCGCAGCCCAGCTTCGGCGTCAACGGGCTGGGGCTGCACCACCACACCCTGCGCGACCCCCACGAAGACCCCCACCACAGCCCGCACCTGAGCGAGCACCAGCAGCACCAGCACCGGCCGCAGAGCCACCACGACCACTCGGACGAGGACACGCCGACCTCGGACGACCTGGAGCAGTTCGCCAAGCAGTTCAAGCAGCGGCGGATCAAGCTGGGCTTCACGCAGGCGGACGTGGGGCTCGCCCTGGGGACCCTGTACGGCAACGTCTTCTCGCAGACCACCATCTGCAGGTTCGAGGCCCTGCAGCTCAGCTTCAAGAACATGTGCAAGCTGAAGCCTCTGTTGAACAAGTGGCTGGAGGAGGCGGACTCCACCTCGGGCAGCCCCACCAGCCTGGACAAGATCGCCGCGCAGGGCCGGAAACGGAAAAAACGGACCTCGATCGAGGTGAGCGTCAAGGGGGCTTTGGAGAGCCATTTTTTGAAGTGCCCCAAACCTGCCGCGTCGGAAATAATCAGCCTGGCGGACAGTCTGCACCTGGAGAAAGAAGTGGTGAGGGTTTGGTTTTGTAACAGGAGACAGAAGGAGAAGCGCATGACGCCTCCCGGCGGAGCTCTGCCGGGCGGCGAGGACGTGTACGGGGACACGCCGCCCCACCACGGGGTCCAGACCCCGGTTCAATAA